A stretch of Scheffersomyces stipitis CBS 6054 chromosome 2, complete sequence DNA encodes these proteins:
- the VPS24 gene encoding endosomal Vps protein complex subunit (involved in secretion~go_funtion molecular function unknown~go_funtion molecular function unknown), giving the protein MRTINSLLRKNKRELDRSMNQLQPLKKKTEALIKRAVKDNDLKTAKIYAKELINVNRQYNKLYTSKTRIDSINMAINEQWQMNKLTQSLHSSAVVMKDVNQLVKIGVVSATMQELSKELMKAGIINEMMDDAIDLDFEEDEELEHESQEEVNKIIASLTEDKFSKISNEVPTNSVDVEEEPKAEVQEEEDTEALDEMRERLRALQE; this is encoded by the coding sequence ATGAGGACAATAAACCTGTTGTTGAGAAAAAACAAGCGAGAACTCGATCGCTCAATGAATCAATTACAgcctttgaagaaaaagacgGAGGCACTAATCAAAAGAGCTGTCAAGGACAATGACTTGAAGACGGCCAAGATCTACGCTAAGGAGTTGATCAATGTCAACAGACAAtacaacaagttgtacaCTTCCAAGACGAGAATTGACTCTATTAATATGGCCATCAATGAACAGTGGCAGATGAACAAGCTAACACAATCTTTGCATTCGCTGGCAGTTGTCATGAAAGACGTCAACCAATTGGTGAAGATCGGCGTGGTGCTGGCTACAATGCAAGAGCTTTCCaaggagttgatgaagGCAGGAATTATCAATGAGATGATGGACGACGCCATCGACTTggactttgaagaagatgaagagttggaacACGAATCCCAAGAGGAAGTCAACAAAATCATAGCCAGCTTGACAGAAGACAAGTTCTCCAAGATCAGCAACGAGGTTCCTACCAATAGCGTGGACGTTGAGGAAGAACCTAAGGCTGAAGTACAAGAGGAGGAAGATACAGAGGCTCTCGACGAAATGAGAGAGCGTTTACGAGCCTTACAAGAGTAG
- a CDS encoding predicted protein: MTPITWSLLVLAQSYLVLSEGTNTNTNKEVHNMEFVNEIVRLLEQQELQVPVKTVTYYTTVTESLVPTSAVSRLPSPTNNTVEILPIDNKNNTEATFPGIQLGNWTYNHLNQTLLNDSAPYSALVKSPRKHFAAGLYLEKEVSKDGDDCEDEITESEDDCEEEEEEKKKKFWFLPFSISSLKRSNSTQKVMIASSSLVSPAVEGTHNLFKSNTTSITNTSVPVELHPNIGTSNYTKDPPSYRNFTFMRDYYSHISGSSATFATFN, translated from the coding sequence ATGACGCCGATTACTTGGTCGCTTTTAGTGTTAGCGCAAAGTTATCTAGTTTTATCCGAAGGTACAAATACCAATACAAACAAGGAAGTTCATAATATGGAATTTGTGAACGAAATTGTTCGGCTATTGGAACAGCAAGAGTTGCAAGTTCCCGTTAAGACAGTTACCTATTACACCACTGTCACAGAGTCCCTTGTGCCAACTTCGGCTGTTAGCCGCTTACCTTCTCCCACAAACAACACCGTAGAGATATTGCCAATTGACAACAAAAACAATACCGAAGCAACGTTTCCAGGTATCCAACTTGGGAACTGGACCTACAACCACCTCAACCAAACCCTTCTAAACGATTCAGCACCTTATTCTGCTCTCGTCAAGAGTCCACGCAAGCATTTCGCAGCCGGACTCTACTTAGAGAAGGAGGTCAGCAAAGACGGCGACGATTGCGAGGATGAAATCacagaatcagaagatgaCTGtgaagaggaggaagaggagaaaaagaagaagttctgGTTCTTGCCATTTTCCATCAGTAGTCTCAAAAGGTCCAATTCAACCCAGAAAGTTATGATTGCTTCGTCTTCGTTAGTTTCGCCAGCAGTCGAAGGAACTCACAATTTATTCAAGTCTAACACTACTTCTATTACGAATACTTCTGTTCCTGTCGAACTACATCCCAACATTGGAACCAGTAACTATACAAAGGACCCGCCTAGTTATCGcaatttcactttcatGAGGGACTACTACAGCCACATCTCAGGTTCCAGTGCAACATTTGCTACTTTCAAT
- the RCF5 gene encoding DNA replicationn factor C (DNA replicationn factor C multisubunit DNA binding protein and ATPase that acts as a processivity factor for DNA polymerases delta and epsilon and loads proliferating cell nuclear antigen (PCNA) on DNA), with amino-acid sequence MSLWVDKYRPKTLDQLSFHDSISQNLRALARSGDFPHLLIYGPSGAGKKTRIYATLNEIFGSQVEKLKIDVKTFVTSSNRKMEFNVLSSAYHLEITPSDMGNNDRVVISDLLKDVASTEQVDFSHQNTSKTKHRFKVVVINEADSLSRDAQAALRRTMEKYSSNIRLILVCNSISNIIPPIKSRTLLVRIPSPSTTAISSILGQVAKKEGIKFSSSNELDIQKYLVTLADTANRNLRKALLSFETVAMQNETIQLDNKTLTIVTLDWEEIIKNMSNTIRINRNVATLASVRVVLYELLAHCIPPRIILKTLMFNLIKNFKDDAVISQLVDLGSVFDERLSLGSKSIFHLEGFVAKSMVVIDSN; translated from the coding sequence ATGTCTTTGTGGGTGGACAAGTATAGACCAAAGACCTTGGACCAATTGTCATTTCATGATTCTATTTCGCAGAACTTGAGGGCTTTGGCCAGATCTGGGGATTTTCCTCATTTGTTGATATATGGACCCAGTGGAGCTGggaaaaagacaagaataTACGCGACTTTGAACGAAATATTTGGTTCTCAGgtggagaaattgaagatcgACGTCAAGACTTTTGtaacttcttccaacagAAAGATGGAATTCAATGTATTGAGTTCGGCCTATCACTTGGAGATCACCCCTTCTGATATGGGCAACAACGATCGTGTGGTGATCCTGGATTTATTAAAGGATGTCGCTTCTACCGAACAGGTTGATTTCAGCCACCAGAATACTTCAAAGACCAAGCATAGATTTAAAGTTGTGGTGATAAATGAGGCTGATTCACTTAGTAGAGATGCCCAGGCTGCCTTAAGAAGAACAATGGAAAAGTACTCGTCTAACATAAGATTGATACTTGTATGTAATTCGATCTCCAACATCATTCCTCCCATAAAATCGAGAACGTTATTGGTCAGAATACCCAGTCCCAGCACTACAGCAATTTCCCTGATATTGGGGCAGGTGGCCAAGAAGGAAGGAATCAAATTCAGCTCGTCCAACGAACTTGATATTCAAAAGTATTTGGTAACTCTTGCTGATACAGCTAATCGAAACTTGAGAAAAGCACTTTTAAGTTTTGAGACCGTCGCCATGCAAAACGAAACTATACAGCTTGACAACAAAACGTTGACGATTGTCACCTTGGACTGggaagaaatcatcaagaacatgTCCAACACTATTAGAATCAACCGTAACGTCGCTACCTTGGCCAGTGTTCGAGTGGTTTTGTACGAATTACTTGCTCATTGTATCCCTCCAAGAATAATATTGAAGACATTaatgttcaatttgatcaagaatttcaagGACGACGCTGTCATTAGCCAGTTGGTTGATTTAGGATCTGTGTTTGACGAAAGATTGAGTCTTGGGCTGAAAAGCATCTTTCACTTGGAAGGGTTTGTGGCTAAATCGATGGTGGTGATCGACAGCAACTAA
- the YUL5 gene encoding oxidoreductase (Bacterial) (Dimeric dihydrodiol dehydrogenase similar to Glucose--fructose oxidoreductase precursor (GFOR)~go_funtion oxidoreductase activity~go_process electron transport; metabolism): MPITLRWGILGAGNISSQFVHDLVLNNSRADSGIIHIVRSIGCSSTSKGQDFIKDCNINSTNNEGIAPVVQSYDDFYQNPEIDIVYVGTPHTFHKVQVTKSLEGGKHVLCEKPFTVNKKDAEKLFQLAKDKKLFLMEAVWTRFFPSIKLLKKYVYEDKVIGDVHRLFSDFAWNADIPNLEPTNRLRDVNLGGGSLLDIGIYSITYSRILLDNAVGESHTKFEFKSFMSLDARDGVDYNTSIIVQYADGKQGILSCCNYTTGKMPFLRLEGTKGVVEMSSDNPARPRQFKITFDDGRDPIEYKDESGYNGFIYEANAVARDIAAGKIENDTMPAAETLLVMEIMDKIREDAGLVYPQDGQLI; encoded by the coding sequence atgcCTATTACTTTGAGATGGGGTATCCTCGGAGCAGGAAATATTTCTTCTCAGTTTGTCCATGATCTCGTGCTCAACAATTCGAGAGCCGACAGTGGAATCATCCACATAGTAAGAAGTATTGGATGctcttctacttccaaaGGACAGGACTTCATCAAAGACTGCAATATCAACAGCACAAATAATGAAGGAATTGCACCTGTAGTTCAATCGTATGACGATTTCTACCAAAATCCCGAAATCGATATTGTTTATGTCGGTACACCCCATACTTTCCACAAAGTTCAGGTGACCAAATCTTTGGAAGGCGGAAAGCATGTTCTCTGCGAGAAGCCATTCACAGTCAACAAGAAGGATGCAGAGAAATTATTCCAATTAGCCAAGGATAAGAAATTGTTTCTTATGGAAGCCGTTTGGACGAGATTCTTCCCATCTATtaagctcttgaagaagtatgTCTACGAAGACAAGGTCATAGGTGATGTACACAGATTATTCTCTGATTTCGCCTGGAATGCCGATATTCCAAACCTAGAGCCAACTAATCGTTTGAGAGATGTCAACTTGGGTGGAGGTTCGTTGTTGGACATTGGAATCTACTCCATTACGTACTCAAGAATATTGCTTGACAATGCCGTTGGTGAATCCCACACCAAGTTTGagttcaagtcgttcaTGTCTTTGGATGCACGTGATGGCGTTGACTACAACACGTCTATCATTGTTCAATATGCTGATGGTAAGCAAGGTATTTTGTCTTGCTGCAACTATACTACAGGCAAAATGCCATTCTTGAGATTGGAAGGCACAAAGGGTGTTGTCGAAATGTCCAGTGATAATCCAGCTCGCCCTAGACAGTTCAAGATCACTTTTGACGATGGAAGAGACCCAATTGAATACAAGGACGAATCAGGCTATAATGGATTTATCTACGAAGCCAATGCCGTTGCCAGGGATATTGCTGCTGGCAAGATAGAGAATGATACTATGCCCGCAGCTGAAACTTTATTGGTCATGGAAATCATGGATAAAATCAGAGAAGATGCTGGGTTGGTCTACCCCCAAGATGGGCAACTAATCTAG
- a CDS encoding predicted protein (go_component integral to membrane~go_funtion molecular function unknown): MPNENILNDSPGKVILLVAAFVLPPLPIFLLQDYNIFTREFLVAVILTVLGHIPGTIFAVFYILVEYPKVYGRRQAAAGYSSVPGDVENQIENEEQTPSGEREPFRDQHDQEEHQQFTDTDNAANETNPPSYEAVAGSSTGEAHTVSDIKSNGDNKVQQ; this comes from the coding sequence ATGCCTAACGAAAACATTCTCAACGACAGTCCGGGCAAGGTCATCTTGCTAGTGGCCGCGTTTGTTCTTCCACCATTGCCtattttccttttgcaAGATTATAACATCTTCACTAGAGAGTTCTTGGTGGCAGTTATTTTGACGGTATTGGGTCACATTCCTGGAACAATATTTGCtgtattctatattctCGTAGAGTACCCTAAAGTTTATGGCAGAAGACAGGCTGCTGCAGGCTATCTGAGTGTTCCTGGAGACGTAGAAAACCAGAtcgaaaatgaagaacaaacTCCTTCTGGCGAGAGAGAACCTTTCAGAGATCAACACGATCAAGAAGAGCATCAACAGTTCACTGACACTGACAATGCTGCTAACGAAACGAATCCTCCTAGTTATGAAGCTGTAGCTGGTAGTTCAACTGGTGAAGCTCATACAGtttctgatatcaaacTGAACGGCGACAACAAGGTCCAACAATAG
- a CDS encoding predicted protein (go_funtion protein-methionine-S-oxide reductase activity~go_process protein modification), with protein MTTSKISPTLSTTRTSKLLTLSAGCFWGVERVFRKQFPVGLVDVKVGYANGIPNVGEVNYEKVCTGATDFVESIQIAYEPSEVTAEQLLDIFFRMHDPTTVNSQGPDVGTQYRSAILTHEEEDAALAAAFKEDYQVKWYPKDKIVTIVEPIQIWYDAEDYHQQYLNKNPGGYECPSHFIRTKPKI; from the coding sequence ATGACTACTTCCAAAATCTCGCCTACTTTGTCTACTACGCGTACGTCCAAGCTTCTCACATTGTCTGCTGGATGTTTCTGGGGAGTGGAAAGAGTGTTCAGAAAGCAATTCCCAGTTGGTTTGGTTGATGTCAAGGTAGGATATGCTAATGGCATCCCTAACGTGGGTGAAGTTAACTACGAAAAAGTGTGTACTGGTGCTACAGACTTTGTTGAAAGTATCCAAATAGCATATGAACCTTCTGAAGTGACTGCAGAACAACTATTGGACATATTCTTCAGAATGCACGATCCAACAACAGTTAACTCCCAGGGCCCAGACGTGGGTACCCAGTACAGATCTGCCATTTTGACGCACGAGGAGGAAGATGCTGCCTTGGCTGCTGCATTCAAGGAAGATTATCAGGTCAAATGGTACCCAAAAGACAAGATCGTCACTATTGTTGAACCCATCCAGATCTGGTACGATGCTGAAGACTATCACCAGCAGTACTTAAACAAGAATCCAGGAGGATACGAATGTCCATCACATTTTATAAGAACCAAACCAAAGATATGA
- the HYR6.6 gene encoding hyphally regulated cell wall protein — protein sequence MLISKLLAATFYFSAAAFALDITTQRIDRGYVDLNVGSITIESGAYWSIIDNAISVLVGDLTVKQNGGFFITATSSIIGLSVTLASGLGNINNAGVIAFNGANSLLPPTYNLIGLSFTNSGEFYLVSSGNIGVATKGLFAPSWKNTGLISFYSAKRSADGVVNLGALGFPIQNNGQICLHNELYQQTTSITGTGCITADLDSTIFFANTLLNIDSNQVVYLADSQSSVRATAISLPKTFTIAGFGNGNKIGLDIPLVSLPFLSTYDYDSSSGILTLRGAGLLSQKFKIGLGYNKNYFKITTDTSLGLLSVPLGAVTYTGPVPNNKIPAQCKPCKLYPSAPGAEPTVTTTTVVSTKSDGSVCTDIDQIIISHDTKASWFTSTSVVSEICSTKQNSQTTKTSTWTGTFTTTVTETDTP from the coding sequence ATGTTGATCTCTAAATTATTAGCAGCAACATTCTACTTCAGTGCAGCTGCCTTTGCACTTGATATTACTACCCAAAGAATTGATAGAGGTTATGTTGATCTTAATGTTGGTTCTATTACCATTGAATCTGGAGCTTACTGGTCTATTATTGATAACGCTATCAGTGTTTTAGTGGGAGATCTTACTGTTAAACAAAATGGtggcttcttcatcactgCAACTAGTAGTATTATTGGTTTGTCTGTCACTCTTGCATCTGGTTTGGGTAACATCAACAACGCTGGTGTTATTGCTTTCAACGGTGCTAACTCGTTGCTTCCTCCAACCTATAATTTGATCGGTCTCTCTTTCACAAACAGTGGTGAGTTCTACTTAGTGAGTAGTGGAAATATTGGTGTTGCTACAAAGGGCCTTTTTGCACCATCGTGGAAGAACACCGgtttgatttctttctaCTCTGCTAAGAGAAGTGCCGATGGTGTCGTTAACCTTGGTGCTTTAGGATTCCCAATTCAAAATAATGGTCAAATTTGTTTGCACAATGAGTTGTACCAGCAGACTACCAGTATCACTGGTACTGGTTGTATTACCGCTGACTTGGATTCAACCATCTTTTTTGCAAAcactttgttgaacattgaCTCTAATCAAGTTGTCTATTTGGCTGACTCTCAATCTTCAGTCAGAGCTACTGCCATCTCCTTGCCAAAGACCTTCACGATTGCCGGTTTCGGTAACGGTAATAAGATTGGTTTGGATATTCCTCTTGTAAGTCTTCCATTCTTGAGCACCTACGACTATGACTCCTCTTCTGGTATCTTGACCCTTCGTGGTGCAGGTTTGTTATCTCAAAAATTTAAGATTGGATTGGGTTACAATAAGaactacttcaagattACAACTGATACGTCTCTCGGTTTGTTGAGCGTTCCATTGGGTGCCGTTACTTACACTGGACCAGTTccaaacaacaagattcCAGCTCAATGTAAGCCATGCAAATTATACCCATCTGCACCAGGTGCAGAACCAACTGTTACTACAACTACTGTTGTTTCCACGAAGTCTGATGGTTCCGTCTGTACTGATATTGATCAAATTATTATTTCTCATGACACAAAGGCCAGTTGGTttacttcaacttctgttGTATCTGAAATTTGTAGCACCAAGCAAAACTCTCAAACTACAAAGACctctacttggactggaacattcaccaccactGTCACCGAGACTGACACtcca
- the CDR4.1 gene encoding ABC transporter (Pleiotropic drug resistance proteins (PDR1-15), ABC superfamily~go_component membrane~go_funtion ATP binding~go_process transport), producing FNQNVDNEIREVARNVSRESSDNEGSHSTRSTLVSNTSQIPGQVPMTKDLSDCIDPRIDPYSDQFDSKIWVQNFRKVVLSDPDYYKPASLGVAYKDLRAYGLGVDSDYQTTFGNGIYKVISRFARKISGRESFYDILKPMDGILLPGELTVVLGRPGAGCTTLLKTLAAQTYGFHVDKESIISYDGFTPSDIKTHYRGDVVYCSETEKHFPHLTVWDTLYLASKLRTPQNRPLGIPRTVYARHMTEVVLATYGLTNTRHTKVGNDFVRGVSGGERKRVSIAEVALNQASIQCWDNSTRGLDAATALEFVRALRVSAQYSRATPLVAIYQCSQDGYDIFDKVILMYEGYQIFFGSAKKAKQYFIDMGYECPQRQTTADFLTSLTNPAERIPRKGYEAQVPRTPKEFYNYWQKSPQRQELLSQIDSYLNEHNESDSKSEFHESHVAKQARHTNPGSSYTVSFMMQVKYVIQRNILRHKGDPSFMLFQVLGNIYMAFIICSIFYNLSPTTDSFYSRGAALFFAVLFNACASVLEVFSLYEARPIVEKHKTYALYHPSADAIGSIITELPSKIVTCIGFNLVYYFMINFRRDAGHFFFYLLVNFTATISMSHIFRTIGAATKTMSQAMTPAEILLLAFVIFAGFIIPTPNMHKWCRWINYINPIAYAFEALVANEFTDRHFECSKFVPSGGDYPDEGPNRICSVVGSVVGETFVNGDAYINESFKYYSSHRWRNWVIVVGFSIFFMFVYILMCEFNRGSRQKGEVLLFQKMFPKKQVDMEMGKMEKFTPEFTGNSSLESKPKQTYTGGIFHWRHLSYSVKIKSENRVILDDIDGWVKPGEITALMGATGAGKTTLLNALSDRLTVGVVTDGVRMVNGRQLDASFQRSVGYVQQQDLHLQTSTVQEALKLSAYLRQPYAVSKKEKDDYVNYVIKLLDMESYSEAVVGVSGEGLNVEQRKRLSIGVELVAKPKLLLFLDEPTSGLDSQTAWSICKLIRKLADNGQAIICTIHQPSAILLKEFDRLLFLQKGGQTVYFGELGDFFQTLIDYFEKKGAHKCPADANPAEWMLEVIGAAPGSHSKEDYSKVWKNSEEYKKVQRELDAMEKELVELPVDDDPEKFQTFTNPLWKQYLLVTKRVLEQYWRTPSYTYNKVSLAILAALFNGFSFFKADKSRQGLQNQMFSVFMFLVNLMTLVQQYLPHYVAQRDLYEVRERPSKTFSWFAFITAQISSEIPWNILCGTLAFVCWYYPVGFYRNAEETNTVKERGACMWFAIVMFYVYTSTLGQLCISFLQLADNATNLVVILFNMCLAFCGVLVTKQKLPGFWIFMYRANPFTYLVSVILSTGLYDTKVTCSSREILDIPVPQGLTCEQFMGPYMEVSGGYLLRDGGECRYCTMANTNVFLDSINANYHTRFRDMGIFISFIGINVVGTICFYWLARVPKFNKRSTK from the coding sequence TTCAACCAAAATGTAGACAATGAAATCCGGGAAGTTGCTAGAAATGTAAGTAGAGAATCGAGTGATAATGAAGGTCTGCATTCGACTCGTTCAACCTTGGTTTCAAATACTTCCCAAATACCGGGACAAGTCCCCATGACTAAAGATTTGTCTGACTGCATTGATCCTAGGATTGATCCATACTCTGATCAATTCGACTCTAAGATCTGGGtacaaaatttcagaaaGGTTGTGCTTTCGGATCCAGATTATTATAAACCAGCATCCTTAGGAGTTGCCTATAAGGATCTTAGAGCATATGGACTTGGTGTCGATTCTGATTACCAGACTACATTTGGCAACGGAATATATAAAGTAATCAGCAGGTTTGCAAGAAAAATATCCGGTAGAGAGTCATTTTACGATATTCTTAAGCCTATGGATGGAATTCTTCTACCTGGTGAATTGACTGTTGTACTTGGTAGACCAGGCGCCGGATGTACGACACTATTGAAAACACTTGCAGCACAAACATATGGTTTCCATGTTGATAAGGAAAGTATAATTCTGTACGACGGTTTCACCCCATCGGATATTAAGACACACTATCGTGGTGATGTTGTTTATTGTtcagaaactgaaaaacACTTTCCACACTTGACAGTTTGGGATACTCTATACTTGGCTTCTAAGTTGAGGACCCCACAAAACAGGCCCTTAGGAATCCCAAGAACTGTGTATGCTAGGCATATGACTGAAGTTGTATTGGCTACCTATGGTTTGACTAATACCAGGCACACAAAAGTCGGCAATGATTTTGTGAGAGGTGTTTCTGGAGGTGAAAGAAAACGAGTGTCAATAGCTGAAGTTGCTTTGAATCAGGCATCGATTCAATGTTGGGATAATTCTACTAGAGGTTTAGATGCGGCAACTGCATTGGAATTTGTTAGGGCTTTAAGGGTTTCAGCTCAATACTCTAGGGCCACTCCTCTAGTTGCAATTTATCAATGCTCTCAGGATGGTTATGACATATTTGATAAGGTGATATTGATGTACGAAGGCTATCAAATCTTCTTCGGTAGCGCCAAAAAGGCAAAACAGTATTTCATTGACATGGGTTATGAGTGTCCCCAAAGGCAAACTACGGCtgacttcttgacttctttaACTAATCCTGCTGAGAGGATTCCAAGGAAAGGCTATGAGGCGCAAGTTCCACGTACGCCTAAAGAATTCTATAATTATTGGCAGAAGTCACctcaaagacaagaattATTATCTCAAATTGATAGCTACTTGAATGAGCATAATGAGTCTGATTCCAAGAGTGAGTTTCATGAGTCTCATGTCGCGAAGCAAGCAAGGCACACTAATCCTGGATCATCGTATACTGTGTCATTCATGATGCAAGTTAAGTATGTTATCCAGAGAAATATTTTAAGACACAAGGGAGATCCATCTTTCATGCTTTTCCAGGTTTTGGGCAACATATACATGGCATTTATCATTTGCTCCATCTTTTACAATCTTCTGCCCACGACAGACTCCTTCTACAGTAGAGGTGCAGCTTTATTTTTCGCTGTCTTGTTCAATGCATGTGCATCAGTGTTGGAAGTATTTTCGCTTTATGAGGCTAGACCCATTGTTGAAAAGCATAAGACATATGCATTGTACCATCCTTCGGCTGACGCTATCGGTTCAATAATAACAGAACTTCCTTCTAAGATCGTTACCTGTATTGGATTTAATTTGGTCTACTATTTCATGATTAACTTCAGGCGGGATGCTGGtcatttctttttctatttGCTCGTAAACTTCACTGCTACCATTTCCATGTCTCACATATTTAGAACAATTGGTGCTGCGACCAAGACGATGTCCCAGGCTATGACACCTGCAGAAATATTATTGCTTGCATTTGTAATCTTCGCAGGATTTATCATTCCGACGCCAAATATGCATAAATGGTGCAGATGGATAAATTATATTAATCCGATCGCATATGCATTTGAGGCTCTAGTTGCAAATGAATTTACTGATAGACATTTCGAATGTTCAAAATTTGTACCTTCTGGAGGCGACTACCCTGATGAGGGACCAAACCGGATTTGCAGCGTCGTTGGATCTGTCGTTGGTGAAACCTTTGTTAATGGTGATGCGTATATAAATGAATCTTTCAAGTATTACTCTTCGCATAGATGGAGAAATTGGgtaattgttgttggcttcCTGATTTTCTTTATGTTTGTTTATATTCTCATGTGTGAGTTTAATAGGGGATCGAGACAGAAAGGTgaagttcttctcttccaGAAGATGTTTCCTAAAAAACAGGTTGATATGGAAATGggaaaaatggaaaaattTACACCAGAATTCACTGGCAATTCAAGTCTTGAAAGTAAACCAAAGCAAACATATACTGGGGGTATTTTCCATTGGAGACATTTATCATACAGTgtgaaaatcaaatctgaaaataGAGTAATCTTGGATGACATCGATGGTTGGGTCAAGCCAGGTGAGATTACTGCCTTGATGGGAGCGACAGGTGCTGGAAAGACTACATTATTGAATGCCCTCTCGGATAGGTTGACTGTTGGTGTTGTCACCGACGGCGTTAGAATGGTAAACGGAAGACAATTGGATgcttctttccaaagatCAGTTGGGtatgttcaacaacaggaTTTACATTTGCAGACATCCACCGTCCAGGAAGCTCTAAAACTATCTGCATATTTGAGGCAACCTTATGCAGTATCGAAAAAGGAGAAGGATGACTATGTAAACTACGTGATTAAATTATTGGATATGGAACTGTATTCTGAAGCTGTTGTGGGCGTGTCTGGAGAAGGTCTTAATGTCGAGCAAAGAAAAAGGCTCTCAATTGGCGTTGAATTAGTAGCAAAGCCAAAGTTGTTACTTTTCTTAGACGAGCCTACATCTGGATTGGATTCACAAACGGCCTGGTCCATTTGCAAATTGATTAGAAAATTAGCTGACAATGGCCAGGCAATTATATGCACCATTCATCAACCTTCGGCCATTCTATTGAAGGAATTTGAtcgacttcttttcttgcaGAAAGGAGGCCAAACCGTATACTTTGGTGAATTGGGAGATTTCTTTCAAACTTTGATTGATtattttgaaaagaaaggTGCTCATAAATGCCCTGCGGATGCTAATCCAGCTGAGTGGATGTTGGAGGTAATTGGTGCGGCTCCAGGTTCTCATTCGAAGGAAGATTATTCAAAGGTGTGGAAGAATTCTGAAGAGTATAAGAAGGTCCAAAGAGAATTAGATGCTATGGAAAAAGAGCTCGTTGAACTACCAGTTGATGATGACCCAGAGAAGTTCCAGACATTTACAAATCCGTTGTGGAAACAGTATTTATTAGTTACCAAAAGAGTCCTCGAGCAGTATTGGAGAACACCAAGTTATACTTATAACAAGGTGTCATTGGCTATCCTTGCTGCTTTGTTCAATGggttttcatttttcaaggCAGACAAATCTCGTCAGGGccttcaaaatcaaatgTTTTCAGTTTTTATGTTTTTGGTCAATTTGATGACTTTAGTACAACAGTATTTGCCTCATTATGTTGCGCAGAGAGATCTATATGAAGTCAGAGAGAGACCTTCAAAAACATTCAGTTGGTTTGCTTTCATTACTGCCCAAATTAGTTCAGAGATACCTTGGAATATTTTATGTGGCACATTAGCCTTTGTTTGTTGGTATTATCCTGTTGGTTTTTATCGTaatgctgaagaaactaATACTGTTAAGGAACGTGGAGCATGCATGTGGTTTGCCATAGTCATGTTCTACGTTTACACTTCGACATTAGGACAGCTAtgtatttctttcttgcaGTTGGCAGACAATGCGACCAACTTAGTTGtcatcttgttcaacatgTGCCTTGCGTTCTGCGGTGTATTGGTAACCAAACAAAAGTTGCCGGGATTCTGGATATTCATGTACAGGGCGAACCCATTCACATACTTGGTTTCAGTTATTTTATCTACAGGGTTGTATGATACAAAAGTTACATGCTCCTCTAGAGAGATTCTAGATATTCCTGTTCCGCAGGGATTAACGTGTGAACAATTTATGGGACCTTACATGGAGGTCTCTGGTGGCTACTTGCTTAGAGATGGTGGCGAATGCCGTTATTGTACAATGGCTAACACTAACGTATTCCTCGATCTGATAAATGCTAATTATCATACGAGATTTAGGGATATGGGGATTTTTATCTCGTTTATTGGCATTAATGTTGTAGGTACAATTTGCTTCTACTGGCTTGCTAGGGTTCCaaagttcaacaaaagGTCAACTAAATAG